A genomic window from Variovorax paradoxus includes:
- a CDS encoding ABC transporter permease subunit: MFRFLLTRVSLLVPTFIGMTLLAFFLIRLVPGDPIETMAGERGIDPARHAELRTAYGFDKPVIVQYGIYIGRVLHGDLGKSLITQDTVMSEFLALFPATVELAVCAILFALLLGLPAGILAAVRRNSIFDHGVMATSLTGYSMPIFWWGLLLILFFSVQLGWTPVSGRIAVQYYIEPDTGFLLIDSLRAGDIDAFWSALHHLILPAIVLGTVPLAVIARMTRSAMLEVLGEDYIRTARAKGLSRFRVVGLHALRNALIPVVTVIGLQVGVLFTGAILTETIFSWPGVGKWLIEAIGRRDYPVLQGGMLLLGGIVMLVNLLVDVAYGVINPRIRR; this comes from the coding sequence ATGTTTCGATTCCTACTGACCCGTGTGAGCCTGCTGGTGCCGACTTTCATCGGCATGACACTGCTCGCCTTCTTCCTCATCCGGCTCGTGCCGGGCGACCCCATTGAAACGATGGCCGGCGAGCGCGGGATCGACCCCGCGCGCCATGCCGAGCTGCGCACCGCCTACGGCTTCGACAAGCCGGTGATCGTGCAGTACGGCATCTACATCGGCCGCGTGCTGCACGGCGACCTCGGCAAGTCGCTCATCACGCAGGACACGGTGATGAGCGAGTTCCTCGCGCTCTTTCCGGCCACTGTCGAGCTTGCGGTCTGCGCCATTCTTTTCGCGCTGCTGCTGGGGCTGCCGGCTGGCATTCTTGCGGCGGTGCGGCGCAATTCCATCTTCGACCACGGCGTGATGGCCACATCGCTCACCGGCTACTCGATGCCGATCTTCTGGTGGGGGCTGCTGCTCATCCTGTTCTTCTCGGTGCAGCTCGGATGGACGCCCGTGTCGGGGCGCATTGCGGTGCAGTACTACATCGAGCCCGACACCGGCTTCCTGCTGATCGACTCGCTGCGTGCCGGCGACATCGATGCCTTCTGGTCGGCGCTGCATCACCTCATCTTGCCGGCCATCGTGCTCGGCACGGTGCCGCTTGCGGTCATTGCGCGCATGACGCGCTCGGCCATGCTCGAAGTGCTTGGCGAGGACTACATCCGCACCGCGCGTGCCAAGGGCCTGTCGCGCTTTCGCGTGGTGGGGCTGCATGCGCTGCGCAATGCGCTGATTCCGGTCGTCACCGTCATCGGGCTGCAGGTGGGTGTGCTGTTCACGGGGGCGATCCTCACCGAGACCATCTTCTCCTGGCCCGGCGTCGGCAAGTGGCTCATCGAGGCCATCGGCCGGCGCGACTATCCGGTGCTGCAGGGCGGCATGCTGCTGCTTGGCGGCATCGTGATGCTGGTGAACCTGCTCGTCGACGTGGCTTACGGCGTCATCAACCCCCGCATCCGGCGCTGA
- a CDS encoding long-chain-fatty-acid--CoA ligase, with translation MTDRPWLSSYPQGVPADIDASQYPSLVALMEESFTKYADRTAYSFMGKDISYAETDKQSKAFAGYLQGLGLAKGDRVAVMMPNCPQYPISVAGILRAGLILVNVNPLYTPRELEHQLKDSGAKAIIIMENFGTTLQQCIGATPVKHIVLASMGDRLGFLKGALVNYVVRNVKKMVPQFNLPGAVRFNDALDKGASASLKPVAIGPDDVAVLQYTGGTTGVSKGAVLLHRNVIANVLQSEAWNEPVMNKVPANEQPTSVCALPLYHIFAFTVGMMLNMRTGGKLILIPNPRDIPGVLKELSKHTIHSFPAVNTLFNGLANHPDFNTVNWKNLKVSVGGGMAVQAAVAKLWLEKTGCPICEGYGLSETSPSTTCNPTNSTAYTGTIGLPLPSTLLKLLDDDGNEVPTGERGEIAIKGPQVMAGYWQRPDETAKVMTPDGYFKSGDIGVVDERGYFKVVDRKKDMILVSGFNVYPNEIEDVVALIPGVLECAAVGVSDDKTGEAVKLVIVKKDPSLTEAQVREYCRANLTGYKQPRIVEFRSDMPKTPVGKILRRELRDAKK, from the coding sequence ATGACCGATCGTCCCTGGCTCAGCAGCTACCCGCAGGGTGTGCCCGCCGATATCGATGCCTCGCAGTACCCCTCGCTGGTCGCGCTCATGGAAGAGAGCTTCACGAAGTACGCCGATCGCACGGCCTACAGCTTCATGGGCAAGGACATCAGCTACGCGGAAACCGACAAGCAGAGCAAGGCCTTCGCGGGCTACCTGCAGGGCCTGGGCCTCGCCAAGGGCGACCGCGTGGCGGTCATGATGCCCAACTGCCCGCAGTACCCGATCTCGGTCGCGGGCATCCTGCGCGCCGGGCTGATCCTGGTCAATGTGAACCCGCTGTACACGCCGCGCGAACTCGAGCACCAGCTCAAGGACTCGGGCGCCAAGGCGATCATCATCATGGAGAACTTCGGCACCACGCTGCAGCAATGCATCGGGGCCACGCCGGTCAAGCACATCGTGCTCGCTTCGATGGGCGACCGCCTCGGCTTCCTGAAGGGCGCGCTCGTCAACTACGTGGTGCGCAACGTCAAGAAGATGGTGCCCCAGTTCAACCTGCCGGGCGCGGTGCGCTTCAACGACGCGCTCGACAAGGGCGCGAGCGCATCGCTCAAGCCCGTGGCCATCGGCCCCGACGACGTGGCGGTGCTGCAGTACACGGGCGGCACCACCGGCGTGTCGAAGGGCGCGGTGCTGCTGCATCGCAACGTGATCGCCAACGTGCTGCAGTCCGAAGCCTGGAACGAGCCGGTCATGAACAAGGTGCCGGCCAACGAACAGCCCACCAGCGTGTGCGCGTTGCCGCTGTATCACATCTTCGCGTTCACGGTCGGCATGATGCTGAACATGCGCACGGGCGGCAAGCTGATCCTGATTCCGAATCCACGCGACATTCCCGGCGTGCTGAAGGAACTGTCGAAGCACACCATCCACAGCTTCCCTGCCGTCAACACGCTGTTCAACGGACTGGCGAACCACCCCGACTTCAACACCGTCAACTGGAAGAACCTCAAGGTCTCGGTCGGCGGCGGCATGGCGGTGCAGGCCGCGGTCGCGAAGCTCTGGCTCGAGAAAACCGGCTGCCCGATCTGCGAAGGCTACGGCCTGTCGGAGACATCGCCGTCAACCACCTGCAACCCGACCAACAGCACCGCCTACACCGGCACCATCGGCCTGCCGCTGCCGAGCACCTTGCTCAAGCTGCTCGACGATGACGGCAACGAAGTGCCGACCGGCGAGCGCGGCGAAATCGCCATCAAGGGCCCGCAGGTGATGGCCGGCTACTGGCAGCGCCCCGACGAAACTGCCAAGGTCATGACGCCCGACGGCTACTTCAAGAGCGGAGACATCGGCGTGGTCGACGAGCGCGGCTACTTCAAGGTGGTCGACCGCAAGAAGGACATGATCCTGGTGTCGGGCTTCAACGTGTACCCGAACGAGATCGAAGACGTGGTCGCACTGATTCCGGGCGTGCTCGAATGCGCGGCGGTCGGCGTGTCCGACGACAAGACCGGCGAGGCCGTGAAGCTCGTGATCGTGAAGAAAGACCCTTCGCTCACCGAGGCACAGGTGCGCGAATACTGCAGAGCAAACCTTACGGGTTACAAGCAGCCGCGAATCGTAGAGTTTCGTAGCGACATGCCGAAGACGCCGGTCGGCAAGATCCTTCGCCGCGAGCTGCGCGACGCCAAGAAGTAA
- a CDS encoding NAD(P)(+) transhydrogenase (Re/Si-specific) subunit beta, translated as MSMNLVTLLYLVASICFIQALKGLSHPTTSIRGNIFGMTGMAIAVLTTGALIYKLASGNLNGLSYVLVALVLGGGLGAYMANKVEMTKMPELVAFMHSMIGLAAVFIAVAAVAEPHAFGIAIKGDPIPSGNRLELFLGAAIGAVTFSGSVIAFGKLSGKYKFRLFQGAPVQFAGQHMLNLVLGLATVGLGLVFVFTESWPAFFAMLALAFVMGVLIIIPIGGADMPVVVSMLNSYSGWAAAGIGFSLNNAMLIVAGSLVGSSGAILSYIMCKAMNRSFFNVILGGFGGEAATAGGAAKEQRPVKTGSADDAAFVLGNAETVVIVPGYGLAVARAQHAVKELAAKLTEKGITVKYAIHPVAGRMPGHMNVLLAEAEVPYDQVFEMEDINGEFGQADVAIILGANDVVNPAAHTKGSPIYGMPILEAYKAKTVIVNKRSMAAGYAGLDNELFYMDKTMMVFGDAKKVVEDMGKAIE; from the coding sequence GTGAGCATGAACCTCGTCACGCTGCTGTACCTCGTTGCCAGCATCTGCTTCATCCAGGCCCTGAAGGGCCTGAGCCATCCCACCACCTCGATCCGCGGCAACATCTTCGGCATGACCGGCATGGCCATCGCCGTGCTGACCACCGGCGCGCTGATCTACAAGCTCGCCAGCGGCAACCTCAACGGGCTGAGCTATGTGCTGGTCGCGCTGGTGCTCGGCGGTGGCCTCGGCGCCTACATGGCCAACAAGGTCGAGATGACCAAGATGCCCGAGCTGGTCGCCTTCATGCACAGCATGATCGGCCTGGCTGCGGTGTTCATCGCGGTGGCCGCAGTGGCCGAGCCGCATGCCTTCGGCATCGCGATCAAGGGCGACCCGATCCCGAGCGGCAACCGGCTCGAACTGTTCCTGGGCGCGGCCATCGGCGCCGTCACCTTCAGCGGCTCGGTCATCGCCTTCGGCAAGCTCTCGGGCAAGTACAAGTTCCGCCTTTTCCAGGGCGCGCCGGTGCAGTTCGCGGGCCAGCACATGCTGAACCTCGTGCTGGGCCTGGCCACCGTCGGCCTGGGCCTGGTGTTCGTCTTCACCGAAAGCTGGCCGGCCTTCTTCGCGATGCTGGCGCTGGCCTTCGTGATGGGCGTGCTCATCATCATCCCGATCGGCGGCGCCGACATGCCGGTGGTGGTGTCGATGCTCAACAGCTACTCGGGCTGGGCGGCCGCGGGCATCGGCTTCAGCCTGAACAACGCGATGCTGATCGTGGCCGGTTCGCTTGTGGGCTCTTCGGGTGCGATCCTGAGCTACATCATGTGCAAGGCCATGAACCGCTCGTTCTTCAACGTGATCCTGGGCGGCTTCGGCGGCGAGGCGGCCACGGCCGGCGGCGCGGCCAAGGAACAGCGCCCAGTGAAGACCGGCAGCGCCGACGACGCGGCCTTCGTGCTCGGCAATGCCGAGACCGTGGTGATCGTGCCGGGCTACGGCCTTGCAGTCGCACGCGCGCAGCACGCGGTGAAGGAACTCGCGGCCAAGCTCACCGAGAAGGGCATCACCGTGAAGTACGCGATCCACCCGGTGGCGGGCCGCATGCCCGGCCACATGAACGTGCTGCTGGCCGAGGCCGAGGTGCCGTACGACCAGGTGTTCGAGATGGAAGACATCAACGGCGAGTTCGGCCAGGCCGACGTGGCGATCATCCTGGGCGCCAACGACGTGGTGAACCCTGCCGCGCACACCAAGGGCAGCCCGATCTACGGCATGCCGATCCTGGAGGCCTACAAGGCCAAGACCGTCATCGTGAACAAGCGCTCCATGGCCGCCGGTTATGCCGGTCTGGACAACGAGCTCTTCTACATGGACAAGACCATGATGGTCTTTGGCGATGCCAAAAAAGTAGTGGAAGATATGGGCAAGGCCATCGAATAG